The genomic stretch GCCCCGAGCAGTCGAAGCCCCAGACGCTGGTGTCCGGCGAGATGCCGAAGCTGGGACCGTTGCTGCCGCCACCACCCCAGGAGTAGGGCACCCCGCGCTGGCTCATCGCCGCGGCGATGGCGGTCTCCACGGTCGAGCGCGACGGGTTGCCGACGGTGGTCACCGGCGGCGGCGCGGGGGCGGCCACGGGGGCCGGCCGGGACGACGAGCCACCGGACGACGAGCCGCCGGACGACGAACCACCGGAGGAGCTCCCACCGGAGGACGCCGGCGGGGCCGCGGGGCTCCGCGGCGCCGCGGCCGCCGCGCGGGCAGCGGCGTCACGCTGGGCCTGCACCTGGGCCTGGGCCTGGGCTGCGGCGCGGTCGTCCTGCAGCCCGGTGAGGGTCTGCTGGGCCGCACTGAGCTGCTGCTCGACGGCGTCCTGCTGCTCGGTCAGCGCGGCGGCCTGCGCCCGGGCGGCGATCTCCTGCTGCTGGGCCCCGGCGAGCAGGGTCGCGGCCTCCTGCTGCAGCCCGTCGGCCTCGCCGAGGGTCTGCTGGGCGACGGTGTCGGCCGCGGCGGACTGCTCCTGCAGCACGGTGAGCTGGGCGACGACGTCGGTGCGGTGCTCGCCGACCGCGTCGAGCAGCGCGGCCCGCTCCAGCAGCTGCGCCGGCCCGCCGGAGGACAGCAGGGCGCGGGTGCCGGAGCTGGTGCTGCCCTGGATGTAGCTGGCCCGGGCGAAGGCGGCGACCTCGGCCTCGCCCTGCGCCAGCGCGGCAACCGCCCGGGCCGCCTCGGCCGCGGCGGCGTCGGCGTCGGCGCGGGCCTGCTCGTAGGCGGCCTGCGCCTCCTCGTAGTCCTGCAGCGCGATCTGCGCCGCGGCGGACGCGGCGGCTGCCGCGGACTCGGCCTGGGCGAGCTGGGCGGTGATCGCCCCCACCTCGGCGGCGGCGTCCTGCCGCGCGCGCTCGGCGGCGCTGATCTGCGCGTCGGTCGGCGCGGCCGAAGCCGGCGCCGGGGCGACCAGCAGGCACACGGTCACCGCGGCGGCGATCCCGAGGGTGCGCGGCACCCGTCGTCGTCCACCCGTGCTGAGCTGCGTACGCACCGACCCGACTCCTCGCGTTGCCCGGCACCACGGATCGGCGCCGGTCTCGACCAGTCCAGGCACACCCGGGCGGGTGTGCTCTCGACCGGGTCATCGACCGGATCGGGTGAACGCCTTGAGCTCGCCGGGGTCCTCTCCCCCTACGGGGTGAGGCGCCGCCGACAGGTGCCGTGCTGGAACGGCCGTCGCGAACGACCGCCGTCCTCCCGCACCAGAAGGCGTCCCCCTGCACCGGCTTCCGCGCGGGGGGACGCCTTTCGATCAGGGAACCTGATCGAAGGCCGGGGCGACGGGGTCCTTCCTCAGTGGACCTTGCGGTCCTGCCCCTCCCAGAACGCCTCGCGGAGCTTGAACTTCTGCACCTTCCCGGTGGCGGTGCGCGGGATGGCCGGGCGGAACTCCACCCGCTTGGGTGCCTTGTAGCCGGCCAGCCGGGCACGGCAGTGCGCGATGATCTCGCCCTCGGTGGTCTCCGCGCCCTCGGCGAGCACCACCAGGGCGGTGACCATCTCGCCCCACTTCTCGTCGGGCACCCCGATCACCGCGACCTCGGCCACCGCGGGGTGGCTGAAGACGGCGTCCTCCACCTCGATGGAGGAGACGTTCTCCCCGCCGGTGATGATCACGTCCTTCTTCCGGTCGGAGATGGTCAGCACCCCCTCGGCGTCGACCGTGCCGCCGTCCCCGGTGTGGAACCAGCCGCCGTCCAGCGCATCGGCCGAGGCCTGCGGGTTCGCCCAATAGCCGGCCAGCACGGTGTTGCCCCGCGCCAGCACCTCGCCGCTCTCGCTGGTGGTGATCCGGGTGCCCAGCGCCGGCGCCCCGGCCCGGGACAGCGCCCGGGCACGCTCCTCGGGGTCCAGGCCGTCGTACTCGGCGCGGGGCCGGTTGACCGTGAGCAGCGGGGAGGTCTCGGTGAGGCCGTAGATCTGGTTGAACTGCCAGCCCAGCTCCTCCTCGACCCGGGCGATGGTCCGGGACGGCGGCGGTGCGCCCGCGACGACGATCCGCACCTGGTCGCGCCCGGGCACCGGGCCGTCCCACTCGGCGGCCGCGTCGAGCACCGCGTTCCACACCGCCGGTGCCCCGGCCATCAGGGTGACGCCGTGCTCCTCGACGCGGCGGAGGATCTCCGCGCCGTCGACCTTGCGCAGCACCACCTGGGTGCCGCCCAGTCCGGCCACCGTGTAGAGCAGGCCCCAGCCGTTGCAGTGGAACATCGGCAGCGTGTGCAGGTAGACGTCGCGATCGCTGACCTGCATGTGCATGCCGAACGTGACCGCGTTGAGCCAGACGTTGCGGTGGGTCAGCTGCACGCCCTTGGGCCGCGCCGTCGTCCCGCTGGTGTAGTTGATCGTGGCGGTGGCGTCCTCGTCGGGCTCGGCCCAGGGGCGCGGCTCGGCGTCCGGTCGCAGCAGCCCGGTGTCGTAGTCCTCGCCGAGCACGAACCGGTGCCGCGCTCCCACGCCGTCCAGGGTGGGGGCGAGCTCGGGGTCGACCAGCAGCACCTCGGCGCCGCTGTGCTCGACGATGTAGCGCACCTCCTCGGCCTGCAGCCGGAAGTTGACCGGCACCAGCACGCGCCCGGAGGACGGGACGGCGTAGAGCAGCTCCAGCAGCCGGGCGGAGTTGTGGCTGACCACCGCCACCCGCTCGCCCTCCCCCACGCCGAGCGCGTCGAGGCCGGCCTGGACGGCGCGGGCGCGGCGGGCCAGCTCGCGGTGGGTGGTCGGTCCCAGCGACGGCGCCGGCTGGGCCGGCTCGTCGACGACGCCGATCCGGTCGCCGTAGACGAGCTCGGCGCGGTCGAGGAAGTCACGGGTGGTCAAGGGCACGCGCATGGCGGCTCCCGGTGCCGGGGCCGGCTGCACTGCCGGCCGCTGACGTGGTCCCCGTCACGCTAGCGGGGTGCACGGGGGGACGCCGCACCTCGGCGTCCCCCCGTGCTCAACCGGCCGCCGGCCCGCCGACCGCGGTTGCACCGGCCGGACGGCGCAGGCTCTCCTCCAGCCCGGCGAGCGGGAAGTGGCAGGCGACCTGGTGTGCGGGGCGCAGCTCCCGCAGCTGCGGCGCCTCGTCCGCGCAGCGCTGCTCCGCCTTCGGGCAGCGGGTGCGGAACCGGCACCCGCTGGGCGGGTCGATCGGCGACGGCGGCTCCCCGGGCAGCACCGTCGGCCGGTGCGCCCGGCCGGTGGCGGCGTCGACCCGCGGGATCGAGTCCAGCAGCGCCGCCGTGTAGGGGTGCAGCGGCTCCCGGTACATCTGCTCGGCCGGCCCCACCTCGGCCAGCTGCCCCAGGTACATCACCGCCACCCGGTCGCTGACCTGCTTCACCAGGGCCAGGTCGTGGCTGATGAACAGGTAGGCGAGGTCCAGCTCCCGGCGCAGCTTCTCGAACAGGTTGAGCACCTGCGCCTGGATGAGCACGTCGAGGGAGGAGACCGCCTCGTCGCAGATGACCAGCGCCGGGTTCAGCGCGATCGCGCGGGCGATCGCCACCCGCTGGGCCTGACCACCGGAGAGCTCGTGCGGCCGGCGCCGGCCGTACGAGGTGGGGTCGAGGCCGACCAGGTCCAGCAGCTCCGCCACCCGGGCGCGCCGCCAGTCGGCGTTGCCCGCGCCGTAGCCGATCATCGGCTCCTCGACCAGCTCGGTGACCCGCCAGCGCGGGTTCAGCGAGCCGAACGGGTCCTGGTAGACCATCTGCATCTGCCGGCGGGCGTCCTTGAGGTCGCCCCGCTTGAGCGTCATCAGGTCCTGGCCCTGGAACTCCACGGTGCCCGACTTGGGCCGGGGCGCCTGGATCACCGACCGGGCCAGCGTCGACTTCCCCGAGCCGGTCTCCCCCACCACGCCGAGGGTCTCCCCGGCGCAGATGTCGAAGGACACGTTCGACACCGCGTGGACGACGCCGCCCTTGACCCCGCCCGCGGCCCGGACCGGGAACTCCTGCACCAGGTCCCGGGCGCGCAGCAGCGGCGCCTTGCCGCGCACCGCCTCGCCCTCCACGCGCTCGTCGACGGCGGTCATCGCTGCTCCCCGATCTCGGTGGCACGGTTGTCGGTGGCACGGTTGCCGGCCGCACGGTCCTCGGTGCCGCAGGGGTGCCAGCACGCGTACGAGTGCTCCGGCTCGTGCTCGAGGAGGGCGGGCTCCTCCAGGCACGTGTCGGTGGCGTTGGCGCAGCGCGGCCGGAAGGGGCAGCCCTTCGGCAGCGCGGCGAGGTCCGGCGGCTGACCCGGGGTGACCGGCAGCAGCGAGTGCGGCTCCCGCTCCAGCGCGGGGATCGCCCCGAGGAGCGCCCGGGTGTAGGGCATCCGCACGTTGGCGAACAGGGTGCGGGTGGGCGCGTGCTCCACCGCCCGGCCGGCGTACATGACCACGACGTCCTGGGCGTAGCTGGCCGCCAGGCCCAGGTCGTGACTGATCATGATCACGGCCATGCCGAGCCGCTCCTGCAGCTCGACGAGCAGGTCCATGATCTGCGCCTGGGTGGTGACGTCGAGCGCCGTGGTCGCCTCGTCCGCGATCAGCAGCCGCGGTTCGCCGGCGAGGGCGATCGCGATCATCACCCGCTGCCGCATGCCGCCCGACAGCTGGTGCGGGTACTCGTGGAAGCGCCGCTCGGGCGCCGGCAGCCGCACCAGCCGGAGCAGCTCGATGGCCCGGGCGTGGGCGCCCTTCTTGTCCAGGTCGCTGTGCGCCCGGATCGCCTCGGTGATCTGCAGGCCGATCTTCATCGTCGGGTTCAGCGACCGCGCCGGGTCCTGGAACACCATGGCGATGTCACCGCCGCGCAGCTTGCGCAGCTCCCCCTCGGAGAGCCCGAGCAGCTCCCGGCCGTCGAAGCGGATCGACCCGGTGATCTGCGCGGTGGGCGGCAGCAGGCCCATCAGCGCCCGGGAGCTGACGCTCTTGCCGGAGCCGGACTCCCCGATGATCGCCATCATCCGGCCGGGCACCAGCTCGTAGGACAACCCGTTGACCGCCCGCACGCACCGGCCACCGCGGGTGAACTGCACCCGCAGGTCCGTCACCTGCAGCAACGGCTCCCCCGGCACCGGGTCCGGGCGGCCGAGCGCGCCGGAGGCCGACGCACCGGGACGCGAGGCCCCGCGGTCGGAGTCGATCACCCCCGCCGTCACGTGGGTGTCCGCGACCCCGAGGGCCGCCGTCCGCTCGCCGCTCATCGACCGCTCCATCGCGCCCGGAGGTTCTCCCCGAGCAGGTTGAAGGACAGGACGGTGACCAACAGCGCCAGGCTGGGCCAGACCACGAGCATCGGCGTCGCGGAGAGGCTGAGCTGGCCGTCGGCCACCATGTTGCCCCAGCTGGGAGCCGGGGCCGGGATGCCCAGACCGAGGAAGCTCAGCGCGCCCTCGATGATGATCACGATGCCCATGCCGAGCATCGCGAAGGTGATCAGCTGCGGGGCGATGTTGGGCGCCAGGTGCTTGAACAGCACCCGCCACC from Modestobacter roseus encodes the following:
- a CDS encoding C40 family peptidase yields the protein MRTQLSTGGRRRVPRTLGIAAAVTVCLLVAPAPASAAPTDAQISAAERARQDAAAEVGAITAQLAQAESAAAAASAAAQIALQDYEEAQAAYEQARADADAAAAEAARAVAALAQGEAEVAAFARASYIQGSTSSGTRALLSSGGPAQLLERAALLDAVGEHRTDVVAQLTVLQEQSAAADTVAQQTLGEADGLQQEAATLLAGAQQQEIAARAQAAALTEQQDAVEQQLSAAQQTLTGLQDDRAAAQAQAQVQAQRDAAARAAAAAPRSPAAPPASSGGSSSGGSSSGGSSSGGSSSRPAPVAAPAPPPVTTVGNPSRSTVETAIAAAMSQRGVPYSWGGGGSNGPSFGISPDTSVWGFDCSGLTQYAYAQAGIRIGGTSRDQYWLNRGKTVAKGDLQRGDLLFWDDGSANPNYLDIVHVAIYLGDGQMIEAPTSGSFVKVSTARTSSSTYFGAVRPAG
- a CDS encoding AMP-binding protein; its protein translation is MRVPLTTRDFLDRAELVYGDRIGVVDEPAQPAPSLGPTTHRELARRARAVQAGLDALGVGEGERVAVVSHNSARLLELLYAVPSSGRVLVPVNFRLQAEEVRYIVEHSGAEVLLVDPELAPTLDGVGARHRFVLGEDYDTGLLRPDAEPRPWAEPDEDATATINYTSGTTARPKGVQLTHRNVWLNAVTFGMHMQVSDRDVYLHTLPMFHCNGWGLLYTVAGLGGTQVVLRKVDGAEILRRVEEHGVTLMAGAPAVWNAVLDAAAEWDGPVPGRDQVRIVVAGAPPPSRTIARVEEELGWQFNQIYGLTETSPLLTVNRPRAEYDGLDPEERARALSRAGAPALGTRITTSESGEVLARGNTVLAGYWANPQASADALDGGWFHTGDGGTVDAEGVLTISDRKKDVIITGGENVSSIEVEDAVFSHPAVAEVAVIGVPDEKWGEMVTALVVLAEGAETTEGEIIAHCRARLAGYKAPKRVEFRPAIPRTATGKVQKFKLREAFWEGQDRKVH
- a CDS encoding ABC transporter ATP-binding protein, which produces MTAVDERVEGEAVRGKAPLLRARDLVQEFPVRAAGGVKGGVVHAVSNVSFDICAGETLGVVGETGSGKSTLARSVIQAPRPKSGTVEFQGQDLMTLKRGDLKDARRQMQMVYQDPFGSLNPRWRVTELVEEPMIGYGAGNADWRRARVAELLDLVGLDPTSYGRRRPHELSGGQAQRVAIARAIALNPALVICDEAVSSLDVLIQAQVLNLFEKLRRELDLAYLFISHDLALVKQVSDRVAVMYLGQLAEVGPAEQMYREPLHPYTAALLDSIPRVDAATGRAHRPTVLPGEPPSPIDPPSGCRFRTRCPKAEQRCADEAPQLRELRPAHQVACHFPLAGLEESLRRPAGATAVGGPAAG
- a CDS encoding ABC transporter ATP-binding protein yields the protein MSGERTAALGVADTHVTAGVIDSDRGASRPGASASGALGRPDPVPGEPLLQVTDLRVQFTRGGRCVRAVNGLSYELVPGRMMAIIGESGSGKSVSSRALMGLLPPTAQITGSIRFDGRELLGLSEGELRKLRGGDIAMVFQDPARSLNPTMKIGLQITEAIRAHSDLDKKGAHARAIELLRLVRLPAPERRFHEYPHQLSGGMRQRVMIAIALAGEPRLLIADEATTALDVTTQAQIMDLLVELQERLGMAVIMISHDLGLAASYAQDVVVMYAGRAVEHAPTRTLFANVRMPYTRALLGAIPALEREPHSLLPVTPGQPPDLAALPKGCPFRPRCANATDTCLEEPALLEHEPEHSYACWHPCGTEDRAAGNRATDNRATEIGEQR